One Triticum dicoccoides isolate Atlit2015 ecotype Zavitan chromosome 3B, WEW_v2.0, whole genome shotgun sequence genomic window, tagtcaactccttgaacttgtgaaaaactcttcgccacaagtcgagtctcatagacggtgacattaccatccacgtccgtcttcttcttaaagatccatttatcttaatggcttgccgatcatcgggcaagtccaccaaagtccatggatccgttctcggattttatggcctcgagccatttatcggaatccgggcccaccatcgcttctccatagctcgtaggttcattgttgtccagcaacatgacttccaagacatgattacgtaccactctgaagtagtacgcatccttgtcatcccacgaggtttggtagtgacttgatccgaagtttcatgatcaacatcataagcttccacttcaattggtgtaggtgccacaggaacaacttcctgtgccctgccacacactagttgaagagacggttcaataacctcatcaagtctccaccatcctcccactcaactctttcgagagaaacctttcctcgagaaaggacccgattctagaaacaattcgtattgctttcggatctgaattaggaggtatacccaactgttttgggtttcctatgaagatgcattttatccgctttgggttcgagcttatcaacctgaaactttttcatataagcgtcgcagccccaaacttttaagaaacgacaacttaggtttctctaaaccataattcatacggtgtcatctcaacggaattacgcggtgccctatttaaagtgaatgtggctgtctctaatgcctaacccatgaacgatagtggtaattcgataagagacatcatggtatgcaccatatccaatagggtgcaactatgatgttcggacacaccatcactatggtgttccaggcggtattaattatgaaacattttccacaatgtcttaattgtgtgccaaaactcgtaactcagatattcatctctatgatcgtatcatagacattttatcctcttgtcacaatgatctttctacttcactctgaaattacttgaaccattcaataattcagacttgttgttcatcaagtaaatattctcaacatctactcgaatcatctgtgaagtaagaacataacgatattcactgcatgcctcagcacttattggactgcactcatcaaaatgtgttacttccaacaagttgctatcttgttccatcctattgaaaccgaggcttttcagtcatcttgcctatgtggtatgatttgcatatctcaagtgattcaaaatcaagtgagtccgaacggtccatttgcatggagtttcttcatgcatatacaccaatagacatggttcgcatgtctcaaacttttcaaaaacgagtgagtccaaagatccatcaacatggagcttcttcatgcgttttataccattatgacttacatggcagtgccacaagtaagtggtactatcattactatcttatatcttttggcatgaaaatgtgtatcactacgatcgagattcaataaaccattcaggtttaatactaatcttgatggtagagggagcgtgcgatgtttgatcacatcaagcttggaaacacttccaacatatatcgtcagctcacctttagctagtctccgttttattccgtagcttttatttcgagttactaacacttagcaaccgaaccggtatctaataccctggtgctactaggagtactagtaaagtacacattaacacaatgtatatccaatatacttctatcgaccttgcctgccttctcatctaccaagtatctagggtaatcctgctccagtggttgttccccttattacagaagcacttagtctcgggtttgggttcaaccttgggtttcttcactggagcagcagctgatttgccgtttcatgaagtatcccttcttgcccttgcccttcttgaaactagtggtttcaccaaccatcaacaattgatgctccttcttgatttctactttcgcggtgtcaaacatcgtgaatacctcaaggatcatcttatttatccctgatatgttatagttcatcacgaagctctagcagctcggtggcaatgactttggggaaacatcactatctcatctggaagattaactcccacttgattcaagtgattgttgcactcagacaatctgagcacaagctcaacgattgagcttttctcccttagtttgcaggctaagaaaatcgccggaggtcacatacctcttgacgtgggcacgagcctgaaatcccaatttcagccctcgaaacatctcatatgttccgcgacatttcgaaaacgtctttggtgcctctacttaaaccatttaattgaactatcacgtagttatcaaaacgtgtatgtccgatgttcacaacatcgacaaatgacgtttggggttcagcacactaagcggtgcattaaggacataagctttctactgtccgcataattgctactttcaactttcaactatattttctctaggaacatatctaaaacagtagaactaaagcgcgagctacgacataatttgcaaaaggtcttttgactatgttcaagataattaagttcatcttatgaactcccactcagatagacatccctctggtcatctaagtgatcacatgatccgagtcaactaggccgtgtccgatcatcacgtgagacggactagtcatcatcggtgaacatcttcatgttgatcgtatctactatacgactcatgctcgacctttcggtctccgtgttccgaggccatgtctgcacatgctaggctcgtcaagttaaccctaagtgttttcgctgtgtaaaactgttttacacccgttgtatgtgaatgtaagaatccatcacacccgatcatcacgtggtgcttagaagcgacgaactgtagcaacggtgcacagttaggggagaacacttcttgaaattgttgtaagggatcatcttatttactaccgtcattctaagcaaacaagatgcataaacatgataaacatcacatgcaatcaaatagagtagtgacatgatatggccaatatcatatagctcctttgatcttcatcttcggggctccatgatcatcttgtcaccggcatgacaccatgatctccatcatcatgatctccatcatcgtgtcttcatgaagttgtcacgccaacgactacttctacttctatgactaacgcgtttagcaataaagtaaagtagtttacatggcgttcttcaatgacacgcaggtcatacaataaataaagacaactcctatggctcctgccggttgtcatactcattgacatgcaagtcgtgaatcctattacaagaacatgatcaatctcatacatcacatatcattcatcacattcttcttggccatatcacatcacatagcataccctgcaaaaacaagttagacgtcctctaattgttcttgcatgttttacgtggctgctatgggtttctagcaagaacgtttcttacctacgcaagaccacaacgtgatatgccaattgctatttacccttcataaggacccttttcatcgaatccgttccgactaaagtgggagagactggcacccgctagccaccttatgcaccaagtgcatgtcaatcggtggaacctgtctcacgtaagagtacgtgtaaggtcggtccgggccgcttcatcccacaataccgtcgaaacaagattggactagtaacggtaagcatattgaacaacatcaacgcccacaactactttgtgttctactcgtgcaaagaatctacgcaatagacctagctcatgatgccactgttggggaacgtagcagaaattcaaaatttttcctacgaatcaccaagatctatctatggagagaccagcaacgagtagaaggagagtggagagtgcatctacatacccttgtagatcgctaagcggaagcgttcaagtgaacggggttgatggagtcgtactcgtcgtgattcaaatcaccgatgatcaagtgccgaacggacggcacctccgcgttcaacacacgtacagcccggtgacgtctcccacgccttgatccagcaaggagagagggagaggttgaggaagactccatccagcagcagcacaacggcgtggtggtgatggaggagcgtggcaatcctgcagggcttcgccaagcacctacgggagaggaggaggagaacttgggagagagggaggggctgcaccaaaggcataaggtgtgtttgggaggccctcctaccccattatatatagggatcccaagggggggggtgcgccagcccctaggagatccaatctccaagggggcggcggccaggggaggagtcctccccccccaaggcacctaggaggtgccttcccctgctgggactcttcctttagggtttccccaggcgcatgggcctcttggggctggtgcccttggcccatgtaggctaaggcgcaccccctacagcccatgtggccccccggggcaggtggccccacccggtgggcccccgggacccttccggtggtcccggtacaataccgatgaccccgaaacttgtcccgatggccgaaacaggacttcctatatataaatctttacctccggaccattccggaactcctcgtgacgtccgggatctcatccgggactccgaacaacattcggttaccacatacaagcttcctttataaccctagcgtcatcgaaccttaagtgtgtagaccctacgggttcgggagacatgcagacatgaccgagacgttctccggtcaataaccaacagcgggatctggatacccatgttggctcccacatgttccacgatgatctcatcggatgaaccacgatgtcaaggactcaatcgatctcgtatacaattccctttgtctagcggtattttacttgcccgagattcgatcgtcggtataccgataccttgttcaatctcgttaccggcaagtcactttactcgttccgtaacacatcatcccgtgatcaactccttggtcacattgcgcatatgatgatgtcctaccgagtgggcccagagatacctctccgtttacacggagtgacaaatcccagtctcgatccgcataaaacaatagatactttcggagatacctgtagtgcacctttatagtcacccagttacgttgtgacgtttgatacactcaaagcactcctacggtatccaggagttacacgatctcatggtcaaaggaagagatacttgacattggcaaagctctagcaaacgaactacacgatcttttgtgctagtcttaggattgggtcttgtccatcacatcattctcctaatgatgtgatcccgttatcaacgacatccaatgtccatagccaggaaaccatgactatctgttgatcacaacgagctagtcaactagaggctcactagggatatactgtggtctatgtattcacacgtgtattacgatttccggataatacaattatagcatgaataaaagacaattatcatgaacaaggaaatataataataatacttttattattgcctctagggcatatttccaacaccccaaCATGCCCGTGTTCTGGCTCTCGGCAAACTCCTGTTTTCCGAAGAGGTGTACGCCGGGTGGCTTTTGCCGAGGGTGACACTCCACAAAGGCTTTGCCGGCGGTTTTTGGCCCTTTGCCGAGTGGCCGTGGCACTCGGCGTATCCCAGAATTCCAGTAGTGCATAGTGGCAGCAGGGAGCTTTCTGTTCAGTGTGTTGACATAGCGTTGTGTGATTGTAAAAAATGTTATTGGGGTACCTTAAAGTCGACCCTCAAACCGCCTGCAACCGTCCAGACCGCACGGTCCAGACGTGTTTTACCATCCAACACGGGCATGTATTGGTCCGCCGTCTGCCGACCAGTCTGGACGCATTTTCCCCCGCAAATTGGAAGCAAATCGGAGGCTTTGCCGGAGTCTGAACCGCTGGCACGTAGGATTCCACCCCCCCTCCGGTCGATTTGAAATCCTTCTCCCGGTCCCATTCTCTTCCACTCCGTCCCTGCCCCCCTTACTTTGCATCTGCGCCCTCCTCCTCCAACACCGCCATTGAACGTCTCGGGCTGCCACCCAAGCATTGCCGGACGTCCACCGTCACCACACCCACATGCCCACTCGCCTTATACTACGGCGTTGTCCACCCAGGATCCGTTCGCAGTCAGCTACCCTCCGCCCCCTGTCGACGACGTCCATGGCGGACACCACGCCTGACAGGTGTTCGGACAAATACTATTGAGcttatttttgaagtttatatcattttttaaaAGGATGCGGGGTACTCGAGCATAGACAATGATTTGTTGTGCGATGAGTGGTTGGCCATATCTACGGATTCTGTAGGGAGGAATAGAAAGAGGATCTTTTGGTAGTGCGTGCATGGTTCGTTTCATGCATGAAAGCACTTTGTGCCCCACGACGTCATCCATGAATGCAATGTGAAGTCGTTAGTGTATCGATGGTACACCATCGAGAACTCATTTACAAAGTTTTGTGGTGAGATTGATCGGCTGGAGGCAATGTAGCCATTGCACGTGGCAACCATGAAGATCATAAATTTTGCTTCTTCCTGCTTAATTTGTTGATTGATTCATCCTCAATGTTGCTCTACACATTGTGTATCCTATACGCGTTACCATGATGTACCACAGGGCAGAGGGCAAACCATTAACGCAcacacattgttggatgaagctcaaGGGACAGTATATGTAGGACAACATGATTCATCGATAAAAACTTGTTGAGCATTAGGTTAATCTCTTTGAATTTGAACTAAGTCTAGGTGAATTTGAACTATTGTTGTACTAACTTGCATGCTATGTATGGATGTTTTATGCTATTTTTATTCGAACTTTGATGAATTTCGTCGTGTTTGATGAAATCTGTCCGGTTAGTTGTAACACGTTTTGAAATATATGTGGATAACTTTGGATGGCCGGCTCCTGCATTCGTGTCCGCACGAATACGGGGTCCCCGTTTACGGattagcgttggagatgcccttacatgaTCTCTTAAGCTTTATCTATTAAAAATGCATATAATAGCAAAGGCTACGCCTTAggcattagggcatctccaatggcgaCCCTCTAACCATTCGCAACTGTCCAGACCGCATGGTCCAGACGTCTTTTGCCATCCAACACGGGCCTGTATCGGTCCGCAGGGCGGTTCAGACGTACTTGCCTGCATTCATGCCGCTATAGAGCGTGCCGCTCCACATTAAAGCTGACCCAAGGCGGTAGCGACCTCTCACTAGCTCCCCCATTGAAGCGACATGCCGGCCGAGGGTGCCGCCCGTGACGCGTCCCCGGTGTCCGCGCCTGTTCAATGCCGGAGACGTGTTACTGGACGGGACGGGAAGAATATCTACCACGCCCGTTCAATGCCGGGTCCGTCCTATGCTGCCATTAAGCAAGCTCATCGGTCGAGAAACACACTCCGGCGCCGCGCATTGGAGCACCCGGAGGCCCGGCCCCACCGGAATCAGCTATTTAAAGGCGGCCACTGTTGaaaaacgtagtagaaaacaaaaatttcataccaacgatcacccaagatcaatatgaagatgcataacaggtTGGGATCATGATCCTTACCGTTACCGAGTTGCAGCAAAAGTAGaacgtgttggtgtagatcgtatttggagtccctcgaaccgtcGATGATGATCCCTCGTACTGCCCATGAACTGCCGACAAATATTTGGAATAATAATATGAGAACTAAAAGTAAAAAATATGTATGATTTTATTGTATTTAATTATTTTATAGTTGTAAGATATTGATGAAAAATAAATAGCATAATAAAGTGCAAATTATCGTGCATTTTTTGTATGTTGAGGTGGATTTTTCCTCTGCACAATTGTAGTTACGGTGCGCCCTTTTGTATGCATGTTTTTTTTGTGGATTTGTTTTTGTGCATGTTGCACGTTGAGGTATCATGGTTGTATCTTGTATGTTGAGAAAAATATGTTAATACTAGAAGCAAACTATTTAGATATACAAGATATATAGGAGAAGATAAGGTACGAAGTGTGAGATGAGATATATGGTATACATGTGCCCCTCTTTGTCCATTTGCGTCCATTTGCCTATGTGCTTGCATGCTATTCATTTGTAGGCAttccaagctttggaggcattcaggACCCAACATGACGGCAATCCTTCCACCTCTCCCATTGTTCAATGTCATCAAGGGGGAGGAGAAGTTCAAGACGCAATATGCCGCCTTCATGTCACGTGGGGGGAAGGAAGccgtggaggaggttggggagggcgaAAAGCCAcggccgcgggggaagaccaactccaagaaggaggacaagcgcgATGCGACGTCAATTGCTTTGCTTGCAaccgtggagggcatgatgaacaaGAAGGACACAAGGAAGGATAAGCGTCGGCAAGACAAGGAAGAGCAAATGAACGCCTTGATGGAGATCCAGAGGAGGAGGCTTGACTTCGAGGcaaagaagcaagccaagatgctcgaGATGGAAGCGGAGAAACAAGCCAAGATGctcgagatcgaggccgccaatgtCAAGAGCAAGGCAAAAGAAGTGACGCTCGCTAGCATGATGACGGGGctcgagatcatgaaggtggacctAAACACCGTGTCGTCGAGGAAGAGGccatggttcgagaagatgcagtcCGGCATGTTCAAATTTgacgacgagtgatctatggcggAGAGCGCCATCTTTTATTTTATGCCGGCAAgtgtgctggcatgaccacggCCCGAGATGACGTGGTCGAATTTCCGTCCCTTTTTGTGTGTCGACGTGTGTGCCGGCTGCTCGCAAGTGGGCCAGTATGAACTGTGTGGTGGTTTTTTTGAGGCTGACATTGTATTCCAACcgctggcatggtgccggcatgaCTTTGGGCGATGGCATGGCCGCTGCCATATGATCGATAGCCGCCTTTTAAATTTTATGCGTGGACATCAAATGAATCACCGGCATTGAACGCTAGGCCGACCCAAATCAAAAAGAGAACGACGACCGATCTAAACAGACAAAAAATGAATAAAACGTGTATCCATTTGGGTCAGCGTGTTAGAGTTGCCTAATTATTTAGATATATAGGACAAGATAAGTCACGAGATGTGAGATGAGATTTGGTAGAAGAAATCCAATACAAGGGGTGTCAGTTTTTGCGCTATTCCAGCGAAGTGACTATTGGTGGACTGTGCTGTGGAAAACAGCCACCCTGCTTTTCCAAAAGGCTAGTCTACAGAATCGTTCGGTagtgcgtttgtttcttgtgttccTACAAAGCGAGAAAGGGACCTGACACAAAGTACCAAACGGAGCAGGGCTTGTACTATCAAGGTGTCGACGAAGCAGGGGCTGGACCAAGCAGACAGGACAGCGCCGGCCATTTGATTCCGGGAGACGAAGCTGTGGACGATGCAGTTGGAACAGTTTGACACGCAGGTACAGTAAAGATAAGAGGTAAGAAGGCACGTAGTGGTCGCGATTTGCATGTGCGATGTGCCATGGCCTTATCCTCCCTCCTGCTCCTCCTGCTTCTCGCCGCCGCCCATGGCGCGGCCCCTGCTCTTGGCCTCAAACGGAGCGACTTCCCGCCGGACTTCGTCTTCGGCGCCGCCACCTCCGCCTACCAGGTAACCGTGCATTTGTTTTGCTTGGTCAATTGGAGTAGCTGGCTTCTCTTGCTCTGCTTCTCGGGTTAATTTGCTCTGTTTCTTGGTGTAGTATGAGGGTGCCGTGGCTGAGGACGGCAGGAGCCCAAGCATCTGGGACGCCTTCACTCACGCTGGTAACTAATGAACTCAGGCTTGTTTGACAGCCATTCAGTTTTTTTCTCCTTTTTCATTGACAATTTCTTCTCTGTTTGATAGGGAAAATGCCAGACAAAAGCACGGGCGATATCGCTTCTGATGGATACCACAAGTACAAGGTAATCGCCGTCATAGTTTACATTGTTTCCCTCAGAAAAACCATGGTTGAATTGCTTCTACGTTTTTCCTTTGATCCCAGGAGAGAATAACACGTTATCCTTCTTGCTTCCCATTGAATTATACTGCATGAACAATTTTGTGGAAGGAAATTCAGGGCTGTTTGTTTTGGTTTACACTAATGACATCGCCTGATGTTTCAGGACGACGTCAAGCTCATGGCTGACACAAACTTAGAGGCTTACAGATTCTCCATCTCCTGGTCAAGGCTTGTTCCAAGTAAAAGCTTTCCACAATATTTCTCGTTGCGCGATACTATGAGTTTCTATGATAAAAATGGCTGATCTTTGGTTTAAAACTGAAATTTGCAGGGAGGGGGGCTGTGAATCCAAAGGGGTTAGAGTACTACAATAGCCTTATAAACGAGCTAGTGAAACATGGTAAGCTTATTTGTACAAGTCTATAAACTTTGTTGTACTGACAAGATATTTCATCTTTCAGAAGTACATGACAAGCCGTGGAAATCTATCGTAGTTGGCTAAAAGTTTTTGTTCTTTAATACTTCACTATCTAAACCCTACGGCCTTCTTGTTTCGTTAGGGATTCAAATCCATGTCATGCTTTACCATCTCGATTTCCCACAAGTTTTGGATGATGAGTATGGAGGATGGTTAAGCCCTAGAATTGTGTAAGATCCTGTGCCTTTTCCTTTGTGGATGAAATTGCTCCAAAGCTGAGAATAACTAACCTTTTTATAGAAATTGGATAAAGGAGTGCCCCCTGCAAAATGTTGTCAAAATAATTGTACCTACTTTCCGAGTGGTATTTCCTCATCGATGGCACTGCAAAATGCAGGGAGGATTTCACAACATTTGCAGATGTGTGCTTCAGAGAGTTTGGAGACAGGGTTTCGTACTGGACCACGATAGACGAACCTAATGTCGGCCCAATCGGATCTTACGATAGTGGAATATTTGCACCTGGACGTTGTTCCAATCCTTTTGGAACAACAAAATGCACCATTGGGAACTCAACCGTGGAACCATACATAGCAGCTCATAACATGATATTGGCACATGCATCAGCTACTAGACTTTACAGAGAACAATATCAAGTGAGTTATCGTGTGCCCAAAATTAACAATAACTCCTTTTGCCAGAACATTCGCCAACTTTTTATCAACGAGTAATGTATTAAGATTTAAGTTTTCATCTAATACTAATTCAGAAACATCAGTATTATCAAATCAATAAAGAAAATGGTATTTGCTAACATTACAATTTTGATGGTGTCTTCATGATTGCAATTTTTCCGTACAAGATTTCCCAATTTTTAGACAAAAGATCTCATGAATTACACAAACAGACTTATCTTAAAGGTTCAAAGAAACAAAAACAAACTTATTTTAGTTCAGCAGAATGCGAGAATCTGTGTTGTCATAAAAATTGTCTTGTGTGTAGGCTGTGCAAAATGGAGTCGTTGGCATAAATGTTTACTCATTTTGGacttatcctttgacaaattctactgTGGATTTAGAAGCAACTAAAAGATATCAAGACTTCATGTTTGGCTGGTGTGTTATTTAGCCTCTCAgctttgcttctggattctgcaatgaATGTGAGGCAAACATGGAGCTAAGCAACCAACTTTTGTTGTTATATAGGACACTAGGACCTTTGGTATTTGGAGATTACCCGCAAGTGATGAAGAAGAATGTTGGTTCTCGCCTCCCATCCTTCACAAAATCCCAATCTGAATTTGTTAAGGGTGCTATTGATTTCATAGGAATAAATCATTACTATTCTGTCTATGTGAACGATCGCCCTTTAAAGGAAGGTGTTCGTGACTATGCAGCAGACATGTCAGTTTACCAGAGAGGTAAGCATATTTTGTATCTGCATCAGCGTATTGCTGTATTGTTCATCAGTTCAGTGGGAATTTGATTCATTAAACATATATATTGACCAAATAGTCTGTCGAAGCTTTCGAAACATATACTTATAGGATATATGCTTCCGTGATGCAGGTTCTAGAACAGACCCAGCAACTAGCGAGGTAAACGTTTCCACTATGTTTGTCAAAGATGCCACTCGCTTCAGCTGTTTTGGACATGAAGTAGTTGAACTGGGAATTATGTTTCATGCAACTTTTTTCTCTCAAGTGCAGTACGTCCCAACGGTTTATCCAGACGACCCACAAGGATTACAATGTGTGTTGCAGTACCTGACAGAAGCCTATGGGAGCCTCCCCATTTATGTCCAAGAGAATGGCAAGTCGATCTACATTCTGGGCACAACGATCTGCAAACTGTTGTTGATTCAGTTTTCATCTAAAATTAATTGATACGGTAAATTTGATGAAGTTTGGCCAT contains:
- the LOC119278304 gene encoding beta-glucosidase 5-like; translation: MALSSLLLLLLLAAAHGAAPALGLKRSDFPPDFVFGAATSAYQYEGAVAEDGRSPSIWDAFTHAGKMPDKSTGDIASDGYHKYKDDVKLMADTNLEAYRFSISWSRLVPRRGAVNPKGLEYYNSLINELVKHGIQIHVMLYHLDFPQVLDDEYGGWLSPRIVEDFTTFADVCFREFGDRVSYWTTIDEPNVGPIGSYDSGIFAPGRCSNPFGTTKCTIGNSTVEPYIAAHNMILAHASATRLYREQYQAVQNGVVGINVYSFWTYPLTNSTVDLEATKRYQDFMFGWTLGPLVFGDYPQVMKKNVGSRLPSFTKSQSEFVKGAIDFIGINHYYSVYVNDRPLKEGVRDYAADMSVYQRGSRTDPATSEYVPTVYPDDPQGLQCVLQYLTEAYGSLPIYVQENGKASANDTLDDTDRVEYLKAYIGSTLDALRNGANVKGYFAWNFLDIFKFLAGYKIGFGMYRVDFDDEARPREARLSARWYSRFLKNNGISAQSEVDDTGHHAQQ